The following are from one region of the Fusarium keratoplasticum isolate Fu6.1 chromosome 4, whole genome shotgun sequence genome:
- a CDS encoding KH domain-containing protein, whose product MDDTERRTVKRSRFDQTEPEPKRASRFDRRSRSPPARRSEPGRDRSPLGNDGGSDPKKSPADAAAAAAAAAARINAQLQARKGIQHVDVPPIKPAESSPAIPAPTSQSSSKTAPALNGEMYVADGDYIQDIEVNDLRNRYLLTKGSTQKMIKDETGADVTTRGNYYPNKSMATAANPPLYLHVTSTSKQGLESAVAKINELIQQELPQLVDERRFRRRDQEQVERDEFGRRKWPEEKIPITLEPVHGFNLRAQVVGHGGAYVKHIQQETGCRVQIKGRGSGYLEAATNRESDEDMFLHVTGPDANMVEKAKELCEDLIANVKDQYEEFKSRPPRYGGDRYGGDRNHSHGGSHGGSHNSYGGSHGGSGYGGYGSGSGGASNNSPAPPGVNSPTNAADYAAQYAQYYGGADPYAAYGGYANYVAMYQQYYGAQAQAQTQGQGSPAGAPGQSASPPPPPPSEAAPPPPPPPSSAPPPPPPSGSPPAAGGSYGAVPPPPGL is encoded by the exons ATGGATGATACCGAACGCCGAACGGTGAAGCGCTCGCGCTTCGACCAGACCGAACCCGAACCCAAGAGGGCCTCGCGATTCGACCGTCGCTCTCGATCTCCTCCGGCGCGTCGATCTGAGCCTGGAAGGGATCGCAGCCCCCTTGGAAACGATGGAGGTTCTGATCCTAAGAAGTCACCTGCCgatgccgctgctgctgctg CTGCCGCTGCGGCTAGAATCAATGCGCAGCTCCAAGCCCGCAAAGGAATCCAACACGTCGATGTCCCTCCGATCAAGCCCGCCGAATCCTCCCCCGCCATTCCCGCGCCGACTTCGCAAAGCTCCTCAAAGACAGCTCCTGCGCTGAACGGGGAGATGTATGTCGCAGATGGCGACTATATCCAGGACATTGAAGTGAACGACTTGAGGAACCGTTACCTCCTCACCAAGGGGTCCACGCAGAAAATG ATTAAAGACGAGACCGGCGCTG ATGTCACCACTCGCGGCAATTACTATCCTAATAAGAGCATGGCCACAGCTGCT AACCCTCCGCTCTACCTTCACGTCACAAGCACGTCCAAGCAAGGCTTGGAGTCGGCTGTCGCTAAAATCAATGAGCTAATTCAGCAGGAACTTCCCCAGCTCGTCGATGAGCGACGTTTCCGCCGCCGAGACCAGGAGCAAGTGGAACGAGACGAATTCGGACGA CGCAAATGGCCCGAAGAGAAGATCCCGATCACCCTAGAGCCTGTTCATGGATTCAACCTGCGCGCTCAGGTTGTTGGACATGGTGGTGCCTACGTCAAGCACATTCAGCAAGAGACTGGATGTCGTGTGCAGATCAAGGGCCGAGGATCTGGCTACTTGGAAGCAGCCACGAATAGAGAAAGTGACGAGGACATGTTCCTCCATGTCAC GGGACCTGATGCCAACATGgtcgaaaaggccaaggagctctgCGAGGACCTGATCGCCAACGTCAAGGACCAGTATGAAGAATTCAAGAGCCGCCCCCCTCGATATGGAGGTGACCGCTATGGAGGTGATCGTAATCATTCTCACGGCGGCTCTCACGGAGGTTCCCATAACTCCTATGGCGGCTCTCATGGTGGCAGCGGCTATGGTGGTTacggctctggctctggcggTGCTTCCAACAACAGCCCGGCACCTCCTGGTGTCAACAGCCCAACCAATGCCGCCGACTACGCTGCTCAGTACGCCCAGTACTATGGAGGAGCAGATCCCTATGCAGCCTATGGCGGATATGCTAA CTATGTCGCCATGTATCAGCAGTACTATGGAGCCCAGGCACAAGCTCAAACGCAGGGCCAGGGCTCTCCTGCAGGCGCTCCTGGGCAATCGGCTTcaccgcctcctccgccccCGAGTGAGGcagctcctccgccgcctccgccgcccAGCTCGgcgcctccaccacctccacccTCCGGGTCTCCCCCTGCGGCTGGAGGGAGCTACGGCGCG gttccccctcctccaggccTCTAA